In one window of Leptospira sp. GIMC2001 DNA:
- a CDS encoding bifunctional nuclease domain-containing protein has protein sequence MEYLEVNISDISLTNVGFAVFLRSKDLSEERVVPIFIGPLETHSITSVIDGTKPPRPMSHDLMLYMITSLGANIIKVAIEEIIDNTFYAKISMKKDEEIIVLDARPSDSIALALRANSPIYVSKSVFDEAGIMMNEEEIQGQSVTQEKKVPALPKTQLQILEDTLENALRTEDYETAAKIRDQIKKLIENG, from the coding sequence ATGGAATACCTAGAAGTAAATATCTCTGACATATCCCTTACGAATGTTGGGTTTGCAGTCTTCTTACGTTCCAAGGATCTAAGCGAAGAGAGAGTTGTTCCTATTTTCATTGGACCTCTTGAGACGCATTCTATCACATCTGTCATCGACGGAACTAAACCACCACGTCCGATGTCACACGATCTTATGCTTTATATGATTACATCACTCGGTGCAAATATCATTAAAGTTGCAATTGAAGAAATTATTGATAATACTTTTTATGCCAAAATCTCCATGAAGAAAGATGAAGAGATTATCGTTTTGGACGCAAGGCCTTCGGATTCCATCGCTCTTGCACTTCGAGCCAATTCACCAATTTATGTCTCGAAGAGTGTTTTTGATGAAGCAGGAATCATGATGAACGAAGAAGAGATTCAAGGACAATCTGTAACTCAAGAAAAGAAAGTTCCAGCTCTTCCTAAGACTCAATTGCAGATTCTAGAGGATACTTTAGAAAATGCACTTCGTACAGAAGACTACGAAACCGCTGCAAAAATCCGTGACCAGATCAAAAAGCTGATCGAAAACGGATAA
- a CDS encoding phasin-related domain-containing protein, with translation MEKILMDLVNASIAVFKSGEGKLKTAVSDLEKLYEELKTKGSSDNSEQAQKLRDLLNKTVTDSKTAVNQANASYEDVLKKVQENYANLSTQIEAMVPAQVKDTIQKGLDELNKLVKKEQ, from the coding sequence ATGGAAAAAATATTAATGGATCTCGTCAATGCGAGCATTGCGGTTTTCAAATCTGGAGAAGGTAAACTAAAAACAGCCGTATCTGATCTTGAAAAACTTTATGAAGAACTGAAAACAAAAGGCTCTTCAGACAACTCTGAGCAAGCTCAAAAGCTTAGAGACCTACTCAATAAAACAGTAACTGATTCAAAAACTGCAGTTAATCAAGCTAACGCAAGTTATGAAGATGTTCTCAAGAAAGTTCAAGAAAATTATGCTAACCTATCTACGCAAATCGAAGCGATGGTACCAGCACAAGTTAAGGATACTATTCAGAAAGGTTTGGACGAACTGAATAAATTAGTCAAAAAAGAACAATAA
- a CDS encoding MFS transporter yields MFKKRNSILLFITVFADMMGFSVIFPIFPETIKYFLAISGDPVFNYFYQLALSLGGLEKPEFIVVLFGGILGSVYSVLQFIFSPFWGRLSDSLGRKNILIFTSAGNLIGYLVWLFSSSFSLFLLSRVITGSMGGNISVASASMADITTSQDRAKGMGMIGAGIGLGFIFGPLLGGLFSGTELHNLFPSLSGFGFTVFSSSALVSLLVAIINLILIIFLFHETLSSSDKKEKIESPFSHPILSSSKQSFRVLLFVSYIYFLFIFSFSGFEFCLNFFLNEAKSFTPREIGMTFLYIGLIIIFVQGGIVRRVSGKVSEIKIILSGVTIISLGYIGLIFLSDGNFGLFASLGFMSFGSALIHPGLSSLASLRSSSQEQGKNLGIFRSFGSLARAFSPISFALVYFGYGPYFVFILALGFSIFLGVSLLVWSRNE; encoded by the coding sequence ATGTTTAAAAAAAGAAATTCCATTTTATTATTTATCACAGTTTTCGCAGATATGATGGGGTTCTCTGTCATCTTTCCAATATTCCCTGAGACAATTAAATACTTCCTTGCAATTAGCGGAGATCCTGTTTTTAATTATTTTTATCAATTGGCTCTATCTTTAGGTGGATTAGAAAAACCAGAATTCATCGTAGTTTTATTCGGAGGAATTCTTGGCAGCGTGTATTCGGTATTGCAATTTATTTTTTCTCCATTCTGGGGAAGACTTTCCGATTCATTAGGAAGAAAGAATATTCTAATTTTTACTTCTGCTGGTAATTTGATCGGTTATCTTGTTTGGTTGTTTTCCTCTTCGTTCAGCCTATTCTTATTATCACGTGTAATCACTGGGTCAATGGGTGGAAATATCTCTGTTGCTAGTGCTTCAATGGCGGATATAACTACAAGCCAAGACCGAGCAAAAGGAATGGGAATGATCGGTGCGGGAATCGGACTTGGTTTTATTTTCGGTCCATTGCTAGGTGGACTCTTCAGTGGCACAGAATTGCATAATTTATTTCCATCTTTGAGTGGTTTCGGGTTTACAGTTTTCTCTTCTTCGGCACTTGTTTCTCTACTTGTAGCGATCATTAATCTTATATTGATCATTTTTTTATTTCACGAAACTCTTAGTTCAAGCGACAAGAAAGAAAAGATTGAATCGCCTTTTTCGCATCCCATACTTTCTTCTTCCAAGCAATCGTTTCGAGTCTTACTATTTGTTTCTTATATTTATTTTTTGTTTATATTTTCTTTTTCAGGATTTGAATTCTGTTTGAATTTTTTTCTAAACGAAGCCAAGTCTTTTACACCAAGGGAGATTGGCATGACGTTCTTGTACATTGGACTTATCATTATATTTGTACAAGGTGGCATTGTTCGCAGAGTATCTGGCAAAGTTTCCGAAATAAAGATCATCTTGAGCGGAGTTACAATTATCAGTTTAGGATATATTGGTTTGATATTTCTTTCTGACGGTAATTTTGGACTGTTTGCAAGCTTGGGATTTATGAGTTTTGGATCTGCATTGATTCATCCTGGACTATCTTCACTTGCTTCTCTTCGTTCGAGTTCGCAAGAGCAGGGCAAAAATTTGGGAATTTTTCGTAGCTTTGGTTCTTTGGCGCGTGCTTTTTCACCGATTTCATTTGCTTTGGTGTATTTTGGATACGGTCCTTATTTTGTATTTATATTGGCCTTAGGTTTTTCGATTTTTCTCGGGGTATCTTTGTTGGTCTGGTCTAGAAATGAATGA
- a CDS encoding AgmX/PglI C-terminal domain-containing protein, with product MKNQNKSIYILLVSIISLLIVLFFILKKQQDLQVQLIRSLDYKSSYLLGDQNNRSRDPYKEIAVNNALRKKANSIQECYNEYLKQKPDLTEGFVEIDWNIQENGSVKKAEIVSSNLSSDNFHRCILNTITKIEFPLPPTGMQTYATYKYNFKMDAETK from the coding sequence ATGAAAAATCAAAATAAATCAATTTATATTCTTTTAGTGTCGATAATAAGCTTGCTAATCGTTTTATTTTTTATTTTAAAAAAACAACAGGATCTACAGGTTCAGTTGATTCGTAGCCTAGATTACAAATCTTCTTACTTGCTTGGAGATCAGAACAACAGATCTAGAGATCCTTATAAAGAAATCGCTGTAAATAATGCTCTTCGAAAAAAAGCTAACAGCATCCAAGAATGTTATAATGAATATCTTAAGCAAAAACCAGATCTTACAGAAGGATTTGTTGAAATTGACTGGAATATACAAGAAAATGGATCGGTAAAAAAAGCAGAAATTGTAAGCAGCAATTTATCTTCAGATAATTTTCATAGGTGCATACTTAACACAATAACAAAAATTGAATTTCCACTTCCTCCAACGGGCATGCAAACATATGCAACTTATAAATACAATTTTAAAATGGATGCAGAGACCAAGTAA
- a CDS encoding putative Ig domain-containing protein: protein MHSSIVLWVPVFLISNSCNFPSLTSPLEYAVLSILLKNSNSEGSARLSNLSYSGSPFIFTRNTAIISITPNITGIAETFSVNPNLPPGLSIETTNGTISGTPTGTSNAITYTITASNSKGEFISTTISISVLEENVSAVALGIWTQEAYIKATNSGSNDEFGNGLSISGDTIVVSAQFEGSNQTTITNGSTASSDNSATNSGALYVFRRSGNAWAQEAYIKSSNSNISDEFGYSVAISGDTIVAGAVNEDSNQSTITNGATSSGDNTLSNSGAAYVFRRSGTTWAQEAYLKASNANAADQFGNSVAIDMDTIVIGSCAEDSNQTTITNGATSSVDNSSVNSGAAYVYKRIGSNWNQEAFIKASNADPGDSFCSVSISSDTIAVGSNLENSNQTTITNGAAASLNNGMSASGAVYIFRRSGTTWTEEAYIKASNAGSNDQFGLHLDISQDSLVVGSSFEDSNQNFITNGSLASSDNSSSDSGAAYAFKRTGSNWAQEAYIKASNNESGDRFGIRVAIKSDLAAVGSFREDSNQNTITNGIGSSIDNSVVNSGAVYIYKRNGSSWVQEAYIKASNPDMDDEFGKRLAISDDTLVVGATFEDSSQATITNGTTASIDNSALNSGAVYIYRRH from the coding sequence TTGCACTCTTCAATTGTACTTTGGGTTCCAGTATTTCTTATTTCAAATTCTTGTAATTTTCCGAGTTTAACTAGCCCACTTGAGTATGCAGTATTAAGCATTTTGCTTAAAAATTCAAATAGTGAAGGTTCTGCTCGTCTATCTAATTTGAGTTACTCTGGCAGCCCTTTTATCTTTACCAGAAATACAGCAATCATATCAATAACACCCAATATAACTGGAATAGCTGAGACCTTTTCAGTAAATCCAAACCTTCCTCCTGGGCTTTCAATCGAAACTACGAATGGCACTATCTCGGGCACTCCAACAGGAACATCAAATGCGATCACTTACACAATCACAGCCTCCAATAGTAAGGGTGAATTCATTTCTACAACAATTAGCATCTCAGTTCTTGAAGAAAATGTGAGCGCTGTTGCTCTTGGAATTTGGACACAAGAAGCATACATAAAAGCAACTAACTCTGGATCAAATGATGAATTTGGGAATGGCTTATCAATTTCTGGAGATACAATTGTGGTATCAGCTCAATTCGAAGGGAGCAATCAGACAACAATCACAAATGGCTCTACAGCAAGCTCTGATAACTCAGCTACGAACTCAGGAGCGTTATATGTTTTTCGGAGATCTGGAAATGCATGGGCACAAGAAGCATATATAAAATCATCCAATTCTAATATCAGTGATGAGTTCGGATACAGTGTTGCTATCTCTGGAGATACAATTGTGGCAGGAGCTGTAAATGAAGACAGTAATCAATCAACCATAACGAACGGAGCAACTTCGAGCGGAGACAATACCTTGAGTAACTCAGGAGCAGCTTATGTGTTCCGGAGGTCGGGAACAACTTGGGCACAAGAAGCCTATCTTAAAGCATCAAATGCTAATGCTGCTGATCAATTTGGCAACAGCGTTGCTATTGATATGGATACAATTGTAATTGGAAGCTGTGCCGAGGATAGTAACCAGACAACCATTACAAATGGAGCAACCTCGAGCGTTGACAACAGCTCAGTCAATTCCGGTGCTGCCTATGTTTACAAAAGGATAGGTAGTAATTGGAACCAAGAAGCATTTATAAAAGCATCTAATGCAGATCCAGGAGATAGTTTTTGTAGTGTATCAATTTCATCCGACACGATTGCTGTCGGATCTAATTTAGAAAACAGCAACCAAACAACAATTACGAATGGAGCAGCTGCGAGCTTAAACAATGGAATGAGTGCATCTGGTGCAGTTTATATTTTTCGTAGATCTGGAACAACATGGACAGAGGAAGCCTACATAAAAGCATCAAATGCAGGTTCCAATGATCAATTTGGATTACACTTGGATATATCACAGGATAGCCTTGTAGTGGGTTCAAGCTTTGAAGACAGCAATCAAAATTTTATTACCAATGGAAGCCTTGCAAGCTCTGACAATAGCTCTTCAGATTCTGGTGCAGCCTATGCTTTTAAGAGAACAGGAAGCAATTGGGCACAAGAAGCATATATAAAAGCCTCCAATAATGAAAGTGGAGATAGGTTTGGAATCCGCGTAGCGATAAAATCGGATCTTGCTGCTGTTGGTTCATTTAGAGAAGACAGCAACCAAAATACGATCACCAATGGAATAGGTTCAAGCATCGACAATTCCGTTGTAAATTCAGGAGCGGTATATATTTACAAAAGGAATGGATCTAGTTGGGTACAAGAAGCATATATCAAAGCGTCCAATCCGGATATGGATGATGAATTTGGTAAACGCCTAGCAATCTCAGATGATACTTTGGTAGTGGGTGCAACATTTGAAGATAGTAGCCAGGCGACTATCACTAATGGAACCACGGCAAGCATTGACAATTCTGCTCTCAACTCGGGTGCTGTGTATATTTATAGAAGACATTAG
- the prmC gene encoding peptide chain release factor N(5)-glutamine methyltransferase yields the protein MEENNLLYFLKKSTTFLEKKNIANPRLEAEILISHVLGLSRIQLYARFDRPLNESETNLYRELILKRSQNIPTAYIVGKKNFYGLDFAVNPSVLIPRPETEELVEYVLKKIFPNSDSSNLSVLDLCCGSGCIGICIQKNNPSCYVDFLDISNEALEVTRLNYMNILEGFHQEEKSHFYLSDLFTDHPIDCKYNLIVSNPPYVLPSEEESLSLDVQKEPRLALVVDDFDAFHKRLLTGAKERLVPNGKIMIETNPIMMKSLKELAESIGMTTEVIVDLSNKERFLLATK from the coding sequence GTGGAAGAAAACAACCTACTCTATTTTCTAAAAAAATCCACAACATTTCTTGAGAAGAAGAATATCGCAAACCCAAGATTGGAAGCTGAGATCCTTATCTCCCATGTCCTCGGACTATCTCGAATTCAACTCTATGCAAGGTTCGATCGTCCTCTCAATGAATCAGAGACCAATTTGTATCGAGAGCTCATTCTTAAAAGATCACAAAATATCCCGACTGCTTATATTGTAGGAAAGAAAAATTTCTATGGGCTTGATTTTGCTGTAAATCCATCCGTCCTCATACCGAGACCTGAGACCGAAGAGCTTGTTGAATATGTACTCAAGAAAATATTTCCAAACTCAGATTCATCTAATCTGAGCGTTTTGGATCTTTGCTGTGGGTCTGGATGCATTGGCATATGCATCCAAAAGAACAATCCTTCTTGCTATGTAGACTTTCTTGATATATCGAATGAAGCCTTAGAAGTAACCAGGCTCAATTATATGAATATCCTAGAAGGATTCCATCAAGAAGAAAAATCTCACTTCTACCTCAGTGATTTATTCACTGATCATCCAATAGATTGCAAATACAATTTAATAGTATCCAATCCTCCGTATGTTCTGCCATCAGAAGAAGAAAGCTTAAGCCTGGACGTCCAAAAAGAACCAAGACTTGCCTTAGTTGTTGATGATTTTGATGCATTTCATAAACGCTTATTAACCGGAGCAAAGGAAAGACTTGTCCCAAATGGAAAAATTATGATCGAGACGAATCCAATCATGATGAAAAGTCTTAAAGAATTGGCTGAGTCTATCGGAATGACAACTGAGGTCATAGTTGATCTATCCAATAAAGAAAGATTTCTTTTGGCGACTAAGTAA
- a CDS encoding Crp/Fnr family transcriptional regulator translates to MNDQMLEAMFEKFGKVFQPNEILFCEYEPGNDFYLIKEGKVKITKTVGSSIKTLDVLEAGDILGEMAILEEQPRSATAIAVNEVKALNFNRANFEMLMTKNPALAMKLLNIFSVRIYDAKRRLMILLMDDIVGRVADVFLMLHEKNNSNDSFHEVILNTSVEDIANWCAQPVGEVQKVLNQYVKNGKLDLYPDKIIIHNINDFQRIVNQKRKPN, encoded by the coding sequence ATGAATGATCAGATGCTTGAAGCGATGTTCGAGAAGTTTGGAAAAGTCTTCCAACCAAACGAAATTCTTTTCTGCGAATACGAACCTGGCAATGATTTCTATTTAATCAAAGAAGGCAAGGTCAAGATAACAAAAACCGTTGGCTCTTCCATCAAAACATTGGATGTGCTTGAAGCTGGAGATATCCTAGGTGAGATGGCGATCTTAGAAGAGCAACCAAGATCAGCAACAGCGATTGCCGTCAATGAAGTGAAAGCACTCAATTTTAATCGTGCGAATTTCGAAATGCTTATGACCAAGAACCCAGCTCTTGCCATGAAATTACTCAATATTTTCTCTGTAAGAATCTATGATGCCAAAAGACGTCTTATGATTCTTCTAATGGATGATATTGTTGGCCGAGTTGCTGACGTATTTCTTATGTTACACGAAAAGAACAATAGCAATGATAGTTTCCATGAAGTGATCCTGAATACTTCAGTGGAAGACATTGCAAATTGGTGCGCGCAACCTGTGGGTGAAGTTCAGAAAGTTCTAAACCAATACGTTAAAAATGGTAAATTGGATCTTTATCCCGACAAAATAATTATTCACAATATCAACGACTTCCAGAGAATCGTAAATCAGAAGCGCAAGCCAAACTAG
- a CDS encoding tetratricopeptide repeat protein — protein sequence MAGPIIRNYKSGSIVYFEKDKAEDIYVLQKGRVILTFTSVNGNELKEDVRLGEFFGVKSALGRYPREETAQILGDASLLVFKVPEFEKFVSNKTHLIIKMLKVFSSQLRQVHRQLREILGQGEAKNPAFELMNVAEVFYKNGNYDHAAYAFQQYMKHYPDGNYAGRAKELYDSASRNAPYPINIPPLTYQGDAGSKASKLQDMLRTPAEAPKETSTANIDPNSIEGQFQKGLTLFKANQLDQAETILKPLCDREDTTTQDEEVAVEKSLFHIGLILYKKNKFDACFGSFSNYVKKYPKGSMLKEAIYHLALASEALNEKDKAKALFNKVTLLPPADDSMTSTAKTKLKALST from the coding sequence TTGGCTGGCCCAATCATAAGAAACTACAAAAGCGGATCGATTGTTTACTTCGAGAAAGACAAAGCAGAAGATATCTATGTCCTCCAGAAAGGGAGAGTCATACTAACTTTTACGAGTGTCAATGGAAATGAACTCAAAGAGGACGTAAGACTCGGTGAATTTTTCGGTGTAAAATCTGCACTAGGAAGATATCCTAGAGAAGAAACTGCGCAGATACTGGGAGACGCGTCCTTACTTGTATTCAAAGTCCCTGAATTCGAGAAATTTGTTTCCAACAAAACCCATCTTATCATCAAAATGCTCAAAGTTTTTTCGAGCCAGTTGCGCCAAGTTCATAGGCAACTCCGAGAAATTTTGGGACAAGGCGAAGCCAAAAATCCAGCCTTCGAATTGATGAATGTTGCAGAAGTTTTTTATAAGAACGGCAACTATGATCATGCAGCCTACGCTTTCCAGCAGTATATGAAACACTATCCTGACGGCAATTATGCGGGACGTGCCAAAGAACTTTATGATTCAGCCTCACGCAATGCTCCCTACCCGATCAATATTCCACCATTGACTTACCAAGGTGATGCAGGATCAAAAGCGAGTAAGCTCCAAGATATGTTGCGTACTCCAGCCGAAGCTCCAAAAGAAACTTCTACTGCAAACATAGATCCCAATTCAATAGAAGGTCAATTTCAGAAAGGTCTGACTCTTTTCAAAGCAAACCAATTGGATCAAGCAGAAACAATTTTGAAGCCACTCTGTGATAGAGAAGATACAACTACACAAGATGAAGAAGTCGCAGTTGAGAAATCACTTTTCCATATTGGATTGATTCTTTATAAAAAGAATAAATTCGATGCTTGCTTTGGATCTTTTTCAAACTATGTCAAGAAATATCCAAAAGGTTCCATGCTAAAAGAAGCGATCTATCATCTCGCACTTGCATCAGAAGCTTTGAATGAAAAGGATAAAGCAAAAGCATTATTCAATAAAGTTACTCTCCTTCCTCCAGCTGATGATAGTATGACAAGCACAGCCAAGACTAAACTAAAGGCGTTATCAACATGA
- a CDS encoding amidohydrolase family protein gives MEWEIQNAEIVGVDGARKVDIHISNAIIKSLDSLDPSSDCPVLDAEGLYIYPGLINAHDHLIGSYSPKVGGAKKYLSWLSWDNELKTSLVFSERQTLEISDLYMLGAYKNILGGTTTVMDHAPLFLNRPFIDNLPIKLVKDYTLSHNVGDYSLGWGDGPALEYQTATKKNIPYVTHIGEGTDEDSASSLNFLDKNGALGKNSVLVHGIPFQSKDLIKIKQAQANVVWCPTSNLFLYGKTSPIRDMIQSGIPVSLGTDLALAGSNNILEEMKAASNYYSEQYSEGLAPLEIFKMVTENPAKAFGLSDQIGSIQKGKKADLLILKKNHPDPYVNLLHANSSDIVLLVCDGKPLYGDSRFENLMKDLQVNGEMIKIGNAEQDQKFLVGTPKKLLKSIRMALGYKKDLAFLPIIE, from the coding sequence ATGGAATGGGAAATTCAAAATGCGGAAATTGTGGGAGTTGACGGTGCAAGAAAAGTTGACATCCATATTTCCAACGCAATTATAAAATCATTGGATTCTCTTGATCCGAGTTCTGACTGCCCAGTCTTGGATGCAGAAGGATTGTATATCTATCCAGGACTTATCAATGCTCACGACCATTTAATCGGATCCTATTCTCCGAAAGTTGGTGGAGCCAAAAAATATTTAAGCTGGCTCTCTTGGGACAATGAATTGAAGACATCCCTTGTATTCTCGGAACGACAAACCTTAGAAATATCCGACTTATATATGCTAGGTGCTTATAAGAATATACTGGGCGGCACAACGACAGTAATGGATCATGCTCCACTATTTCTCAATAGACCTTTTATTGACAATCTTCCTATTAAACTTGTTAAGGATTATACTTTATCTCATAATGTAGGAGACTACAGTCTTGGTTGGGGAGATGGACCCGCACTAGAATACCAGACTGCCACGAAGAAAAATATTCCTTATGTTACCCATATCGGAGAAGGAACTGATGAAGACTCCGCTTCGTCTCTGAACTTCTTGGATAAAAATGGAGCTCTTGGGAAAAATTCTGTTCTAGTTCACGGCATTCCATTTCAATCTAAAGACTTGATTAAGATAAAACAAGCTCAAGCAAATGTTGTATGGTGCCCTACTTCGAATCTATTTCTCTATGGTAAAACCTCGCCGATAAGAGATATGATTCAATCTGGAATTCCAGTAAGTTTGGGGACGGATCTTGCACTTGCGGGAAGCAATAATATTCTGGAAGAAATGAAAGCTGCGAGCAATTACTATTCGGAGCAGTATTCTGAAGGACTCGCCCCGTTGGAAATTTTCAAAATGGTAACCGAGAATCCTGCCAAGGCTTTTGGTTTATCTGATCAAATTGGAAGCATTCAAAAGGGAAAAAAAGCCGACTTATTAATATTAAAAAAGAATCATCCCGATCCTTATGTAAACCTTTTGCATGCAAATTCTTCCGATATTGTACTATTGGTTTGTGATGGAAAACCTTTGTATGGTGATAGCCGTTTTGAGAACCTGATGAAGGATCTTCAAGTAAATGGTGAGATGATTAAAATAGGAAATGCAGAACAGGATCAGAAGTTTCTAGTCGGAACTCCAAAAAAACTGCTTAAAAGCATTCGAATGGCTCTTGGATACAAAAAGGATTTGGCATTTTTGCCGATCATTGAATAA
- a CDS encoding LIC_10271 family cell wall hydrolase gives MKKFIILSLILVCLPNFLFAEILSFRNYKVQKNDTLFGIGKKFAVTTQEIYRWNAAKKKNPRLFVGEILRIPIFASINNSKASTQTAHSQSNSDHGSSSDTGLFRYPLNQYRPIVQNFSPVSYIPHKGILFQNKKISDSVIASRGGKVVAIDYMDGYGNYVILQHYGGYYSVYGNLGKVMVGEGQAISQGELVGSTEIKKGLYFQINLREKAIDPLPYIRKG, from the coding sequence GTGAAAAAATTTATAATTCTATCGCTAATCTTGGTATGTCTGCCAAATTTTCTTTTCGCAGAAATCCTCAGTTTTAGAAATTACAAAGTACAGAAAAACGATACCTTATTTGGAATTGGAAAGAAATTTGCGGTAACAACCCAAGAAATCTATAGATGGAATGCCGCGAAGAAAAAAAATCCGAGACTCTTTGTTGGTGAAATATTGAGGATTCCCATTTTCGCGAGTATAAACAATTCTAAAGCAAGCACACAAACTGCTCATTCTCAATCAAATTCCGATCATGGTTCCAGTTCGGATACTGGATTGTTTCGTTATCCTCTCAACCAGTATAGACCCATTGTGCAAAATTTTTCTCCAGTCAGTTATATTCCTCATAAAGGAATTCTATTCCAGAATAAAAAAATTTCCGATTCAGTGATTGCATCTCGAGGAGGGAAAGTCGTTGCGATTGACTACATGGATGGATACGGCAATTATGTGATTTTGCAACACTACGGTGGATACTATTCTGTTTATGGGAACCTCGGTAAGGTGATGGTTGGTGAAGGACAAGCAATCTCTCAAGGAGAGCTAGTCGGTAGCACAGAAATCAAAAAAGGATTATATTTTCAAATCAATCTAAGGGAAAAGGCTATCGATCCTTTACCGTATATTCGAAAAGGCTAA